The genomic interval ACCCGGACGATCCGCAGCCAAGCACGACGCCACGTCGGAAACAGACCGACCGACCACAGCGAATGATTCACCCAATCCACGATCAGCGCCTCCCGAGACGGAGGCCATGCGGCCAAATGGTTTTTCTACAAGCTCGTTAGTCATCCGCGAGCGGACGGGCGAGAAAAGCCCGCCCACTCACGGACCACGTGACTAACGCGCGCAACGAAAGCCGGCGTTGTATTGCGAGAAAAACGGCGAGGGGTAGCCGGTGACAGCGAGCGGGCCGGCATGCGTCGTGGTGTCCATGCTGCCGCCACGTAGAAGCGCGCCGGGGCCGGTCGCTGTCGTGCTCGCCCCCGACAAGCACATGTAGTCGTCGCTGAATGCGGCCCACCCGGGGCACGCCGTCGACGTGGGCACCCAGTCCGCCACCCACTCGTGCAGGTTGCCCACCATGTCGAAGGCGCCGTACGTCGAGACGCAACTGCTGCGCGAGCCAGTGGCAGTTACCGCGAAAGTGCCCGTGTTACAGTCCGTGGTGCCGTTATCGCCACCCGGGTCCGGCGAGCCCGCTGCCGCCTGTTGCCACTCGCCGTTCGACGGCAGCCGCTTGCCCGCGTTGCTGCACGCCTGCTGCGCCTGAAACCACGTGACGTACGCCGACGGGGTGATCGGGGTCGTGTCGAGCAGAGTCGCACTCAAGCTCACGGCAAAGATTGCGCTGCCCGTACACGTCGTGAAATTCAGTTCCGCCGCGCAGTCCTGGCCGTTGTTGCCACAGACGTAGTCGTCGCCCGCCACTCCGCGCTGGACGGCGGTGCCCAGCAACAGGTCGGCCCGCTTCACGGTGCCCCGCTGCACCTTGGTGATCAGCGTCTTGTTGCTCGTCGACCCGTGACACGCCGGGATCTCCCAGACGCTGGCTTCGTACTTGTCCACGCAGAACGAGCCGACCTTCACCGAGTCGATCGGACATTTCGTCGTCACGTCCCCCGGCCACGCCGCGGCGGCGGGCGCCGCCATCATCGCCGGGCCGGTCAGGCCGGCGAGCAGCGCCACGCTGGCCAATGCTGTACTCAGAACTTTCATCGCGTCCTCCTGTTCGCGCCATCGGCGCGGGTTGGTGGGGCATCGCCCCAGTTGTCGTTTGCTGCGACAACCAAACAGCAGGTCCGGTGCCAGGCGCACACCCGCACGGTGCGACGAGCACCGGCGTGCCGGTGCGACGCGCGGCATCAACTCAATTGACCAGCAGTGGAAACTTGAAGAAGAGAAATGGAAAGCGCGGTTACCGCAAAGCGTACTCTTTGATTTTCTTGCGCAGCGCCACGCGCGACAGACCGAGTGCTTGCGCCGCGCGCGAGATGTTACCGTGGTGCGCGGCGAGCACCTTGGCAACGTGCGTGGCCTCGAACCCCGCACGCGCGCGGCGGAGATCGCTCGCCTCGGCACTGTCCGCAGGATCGCTGCGCGGCGCCGTCTCCGGCACGACTTCGGGGTCGCGATCTGTAGTGGCGGGTTTCGGCACCTGCGCCAGCGTGCGCGGTAGCTGCTCGACGCCGATCGTCGCGCCGTCGGGCGCGAGCGCGACCGCGCGCTCGATTGCACTCTGCAGCTCGCGCACGTTTCCGGGCCACTCGCTGCTGATGAGCTGATCGATCGCGGCGGGCTCGATGCCGGCGATGCGCTTGTGATGGCGCTCGGCCGCGGCCGCGAGAAAGTGATCGGCGAGTAGCGGGATGTCTTCGCGCCGCTCGCGCAAGGAAGGTACATTGATCGGAAACGCCGCCAAGCGGAAGTACAGGTCGCGCCGAAAGCGGCCGTGATCGACTTCGTCGACGAGCTGGCGATTGGTGGCGGAGACGACACGCACGTCGATGGCGCGAGGATGGGGATCGCCGACGGGGACCACCTCGCCGTCTTGCAACACCCGGAGCAAGCGCGCCTGCATCGGCGGCGGCATGTCACCAATCTCGTCGAGAAAAATCGTCCCACCGTCGGCGGCTTCGAAAAAGCCGACTTGATCCTTCATCGCGCCGGTGAACGCCCCCTTGCGGTGCCCGAAGAGTTGGCTCTCCAGTAGCGATTCCGGCAGCGCGGCACAGTTGACGGCGATGAACGCCCTTTCCGCCCGCTCGCTGGCGCGATGGATGCCGCGCGCGACCAGCTCCTTGCCCGCACCGGTTTCGCCTTCGATCAACACGGTGATGGTGGACGCGGCGGCGCTGTCCATTAGCCGCAGCACGTCGCGCATCACCGCGCTGGTGGCGACGATGTCACCGAAGCGGTCGCTGCGGGCCAAGTCGCGCCGCAACGCGGCCACCTGCACGCGCAGTTTCTCTTCGGTCGATTTGAGCACGCCGTAGCGGCGCGCGTTCTGGATCGCCACCGCCACACCCGCGGCGAGCGCATCGAGAAAGGCGAGGTCGTCGTCGTTGAACGGGCGCCCGTCGAGACGATTGACGACTTCGAGCGCGCCGATGGTGCGCGCCTGCGCGGTAAGCGGCGCGGCCAAGATACTCCGGGTGGTGCGTCCGGTGATCTGGTCGATGCCGGCGAACCAACGCGGGTCGGTCGCGGCATCGTCGACCCGTACCGCACTCCCAGACTGCGCAGCAGCTCCCGCGATGCCTTGGTCGGCCGCGAACCGGGCTTGCTGCAGTCGCGCTGCCACGTCCGGGTTCTCGTCCACCGCGCACGGAAAGAAGAACTCGTTGCGATCGGGATCGATCAGCAACACCGCCGCGCTCTCAGCGGCCAGCACTTCGCGGCATTTGGCGATGACGAACGGAATCAGATCGTCGAGTTCGAGTCGTTCCGAAAACGCGCGGCCGAGTTCGAGCGCGAGGAGACGGCGGTCGGTGGGCTTCATCGCAAGCCCGCTTGATGACAATGGCGCATGGCTTGGCGACGACTGAAGCACGAAACCGCGCCCCGACTCAATCGCGGCGCGAACGGCCGCGCGTTCGCGGGAAGTCTCAGGCGGTGATTGACACGATCTGGACGCCCTCCTCTTTCGGGTCGCCCGGCATTTTCGGCGGCCGCGGGTTTCGCACCATGAACAGATTCTGGGGTTCGGTTCCGGCCGTCTGCGCCGGCGGCTGGTTGGTGTGGATGATGAACGTGATCTGCTGGCCGTTGACTCCTACGGCTACATCGACATGTTCGGCGGTTCCATGACATGACCAGAGGGAACCGATCGGCAGACCGGTCTTGGCGGTCAGGTCGATCGCCCGCAGAAGAGCCTGCGCCAGAATCTCTGCGGTGTTCTTCACGCTCCACCAGAATGTCGCCGGCGCCAACCAGTCGTTCAGAAAATGATCTCTCCCCGCTGCGGCCGTTATCCCTCCTACTTGATCTGTGAACACCTTGTGCTTCATCGCAAGAGCGGCGAATGCCGCGTTGTCGAGCGGCTGCTTCTTGAGCCAGTCTTGCAGGTCAGCGCGAACCTGCTCGCGGGTGGTTGGATTGTTCAGAGCGTTGTCGAGGTTGACAAAAAACGGTCCCTTCTGAATCGATTCAGGCATCGCAGTGGGCATCTTGGATTCCTTTCCATCGGATTCTCACGCCGCACGATGATCTGTATGGTCGTGTGTTTAGGTCCCGATCGCAAACGCGGTCGGTGATGGTCGGCACGGGAGCGCGCCGCGATTGGAGGGGCTCGGGACACTCTCATACCTCCCAGGTGACGGCGTAGAGCTGAAAGCGATCGGAGAAACCCTTGAGCGCGACGCTGCCACAATCGCGAAAGGTGAATCGCGTGTCGCCCGCGAGCTGCCGTACGACGTCGGAGACGAGGATCTGCCCAGCCTCAGCGCCGGCGCAGATGCGCGCCGCGGCGTTGACCGACGCACCGTACAGTTGACCTTCTTCGGCGATGGGGTTGCCGGCGTTCAACCCGACCCGCACGCGAATCGCGTGCTGCGGTTGCGCGCCGTTAGACGCGGCAAAGTCGCTCTGAATGGCGACCGCACAGGCCAGTGCCGCCCGCGCCGATTGAAACCAAGCGTTGACCCCATCGCCGGTGTGTTTGATCTCCGTGCCGCCGTGCTTCGCCAGGCACTCACGGATGATGGCGTTGTGCGTCCGCATGACAGCCTGCGCCTTGCGATCGCCCAGCCGCTGAATCAGCGGCGTGTAGTCCTCCATGTCGGTAAACATGATCACGCGCGGCTGCGTCGGCGGCAGGGAACGGTACGCCGGCTCGGTTGCGTTTGCCGGTTTGCGGATCGGCGTGGCCAAACCACGACTGCGTGCGTACGCGGCCGCAGCGGCTCGGTCAGCAGACCCGGTCTTCTGCAAGATGCTGCGCACCCGGCTAGCCACCGAGACGGGGCTCAGCAACATCTCCGCAGCGATTTCATCGTCGCGGCGGTCGTGGCTCAGTCGCGCCAACACGTCGATCTCGCGTTTGGTCAACTGG from Deltaproteobacteria bacterium carries:
- a CDS encoding SUMF1/EgtB/PvdO family nonheme iron enzyme, with amino-acid sequence MKVLSTALASVALLAGLTGPAMMAAPAAAAWPGDVTTKCPIDSVKVGSFCVDKYEASVWEIPACHGSTSNKTLITKVQRGTVKRADLLLGTAVQRGVAGDDYVCGNNGQDCAAELNFTTCTGSAIFAVSLSATLLDTTPITPSAYVTWFQAQQACSNAGKRLPSNGEWQQAAAGSPDPGGDNGTTDCNTGTFAVTATGSRSSCVSTYGAFDMVGNLHEWVADWVPTSTACPGWAAFSDDYMCLSGASTTATGPGALLRGGSMDTTTHAGPLAVTGYPSPFFSQYNAGFRCAR
- a CDS encoding sigma 54-interacting transcriptional regulator yields the protein MKPTDRRLLALELGRAFSERLELDDLIPFVIAKCREVLAAESAAVLLIDPDRNEFFFPCAVDENPDVAARLQQARFAADQGIAGAAAQSGSAVRVDDAATDPRWFAGIDQITGRTTRSILAAPLTAQARTIGALEVVNRLDGRPFNDDDLAFLDALAAGVAVAIQNARRYGVLKSTEEKLRVQVAALRRDLARSDRFGDIVATSAVMRDVLRLMDSAAASTITVLIEGETGAGKELVARGIHRASERAERAFIAVNCAALPESLLESQLFGHRKGAFTGAMKDQVGFFEAADGGTIFLDEIGDMPPPMQARLLRVLQDGEVVPVGDPHPRAIDVRVVSATNRQLVDEVDHGRFRRDLYFRLAAFPINVPSLRERREDIPLLADHFLAAAAERHHKRIAGIEPAAIDQLISSEWPGNVRELQSAIERAVALAPDGATIGVEQLPRTLAQVPKPATTDRDPEVVPETAPRSDPADSAEASDLRRARAGFEATHVAKVLAAHHGNISRAAQALGLSRVALRKKIKEYALR